In one Planctomycetota bacterium genomic region, the following are encoded:
- a CDS encoding NADH-quinone oxidoreductase subunit I codes for MRADDPNVKWIEEPKLGLTGKMYLPLLVQGLTTTARHLVGPKITVSFPEVRHQPGNPLIYRGVHRLNKDEHGRVKCVACFLCATACPAHCIDIIGVESPWPDREKYPESFTIDELRCIFCGMCEEACPVDAIELTSLYDLTGRSREEMIFDKEKLLSVFDMTKDAEPMKSIQYGGTL; via the coding sequence ATGCGTGCCGACGACCCCAACGTGAAATGGATTGAAGAGCCGAAGCTCGGCTTGACCGGCAAGATGTATTTGCCGCTGCTGGTCCAAGGGCTGACGACGACGGCGCGCCACCTGGTGGGGCCGAAGATCACCGTCAGTTTCCCCGAGGTGCGTCACCAGCCCGGCAATCCGCTGATCTACCGGGGCGTCCACCGCTTGAACAAGGACGAGCACGGTCGCGTGAAGTGCGTGGCTTGCTTTCTCTGTGCCACGGCTTGCCCGGCCCACTGCATCGACATCATCGGCGTGGAAAGCCCCTGGCCCGACCGCGAGAAGTATCCCGAGAGCTTCACGATCGACGAGCTGCGGTGCATTTTCTGTGGCATGTGCGAAGAAGCTTGCCCGGTCGACGCGATCGAGCTGACCAGCTTGTACGATCTGACCGGGCGCAGCCGCGAGGAAATGATCTTTGACAAGGAAAAGCTGTTGAGCGTCTTCGACATGACCAAGGATGCCGAGCCGATGAAGTCGATTCAGTACGGAGGCACCCTATGA
- a CDS encoding NADH-quinone oxidoreductase subunit H has product METVVVALVKIALMIGGLMTAAAYLVLLERWIAAWTQDRVGPNRVGIPLTKFKLFGLGQPLADGLKFIFKEENTPAQVDRGLFTIAPIVILTAALAIFAAIPFGSVLPKDLGIEGVEQPIQLCVAPAFDVGIIYVFALSSIAVYGVILGGWASNSKYSFLGGLRSSAQLIAYELPLGLGLLGVVLMSGSLRLENVIDQQASTGVWNMFLQPIGFVTFVVAAFAEAARLPFDLPECEQELVGGYHTEYAGMRLLMFLIAEFLHMVTAAFLIVILFFGGWHFWGLTGSSKDEVTWFEAIMRVLVLQGKVLAVIVFFMLARWSWPRFRFDQLMDLAWKVMLPLGLVNLAAVAVLVEFGWDKAENKLGFSPVWAMAAMWGIAIVAWTIAAIFTPLQTDNRPRLEAISE; this is encoded by the coding sequence ATGGAAACGGTGGTAGTCGCGCTGGTGAAGATTGCCCTGATGATCGGGGGGCTGATGACGGCGGCGGCCTATTTGGTGCTGCTCGAGCGGTGGATCGCCGCTTGGACGCAGGACCGCGTGGGCCCCAACCGCGTCGGCATCCCGCTCACCAAGTTCAAGCTCTTCGGCCTGGGCCAACCGCTGGCCGACGGCCTGAAGTTTATCTTCAAGGAAGAGAACACGCCGGCTCAGGTTGATCGCGGTTTGTTCACCATTGCGCCGATCGTGATCCTGACGGCGGCGCTGGCGATCTTTGCCGCGATTCCGTTTGGCAGCGTGCTGCCGAAGGACTTGGGCATCGAAGGAGTCGAGCAGCCGATTCAGCTTTGCGTGGCGCCAGCTTTCGATGTCGGCATTATCTACGTCTTTGCCTTGTCGAGCATCGCGGTGTACGGCGTGATCCTGGGCGGTTGGGCCAGCAACAGCAAGTACAGCTTCCTGGGCGGCCTGCGCAGCAGTGCCCAGTTGATCGCCTATGAATTGCCCTTGGGGCTGGGGCTGTTGGGCGTGGTGCTGATGAGTGGCTCACTGCGGCTCGAAAACGTCATCGACCAGCAGGCCTCGACAGGCGTTTGGAACATGTTCTTGCAGCCGATCGGTTTCGTCACGTTTGTCGTGGCGGCCTTTGCCGAGGCGGCGCGGTTGCCGTTCGACTTGCCCGAGTGCGAACAGGAGCTCGTTGGCGGTTATCACACCGAGTACGCCGGCATGCGGCTCTTGATGTTCTTGATCGCCGAGTTCTTGCACATGGTGACAGCGGCGTTCCTGATCGTGATTTTGTTCTTCGGCGGCTGGCACTTCTGGGGCCTGACCGGCAGCAGCAAGGATGAAGTCACCTGGTTTGAAGCGATCATGCGGGTCCTGGTGCTGCAAGGGAAGGTGCTGGCGGTGATCGTGTTCTTCATGCTCGCCCGTTGGAGTTGGCCGCGGTTCCGCTTTGACCAACTGATGGACCTGGCCTGGAAGGTGATGCTGCCGCTGGGGCTGGTGAATCTGGCCGCGGTGGCGGTGCTGGTCGAATTCGGCTGGGACAAGGCCGAGAACAAGCTTGGATTTTCGCCGGTGTGGGCCATGGCCGCCATGTGGGGCATCGCCATCGTCGCCTGGACGATCGCGGCAATCTTCACACCGCTGCAAACAGACAACCGCCCGCGCCTGGAAGCGATTAGTGAATGA
- a CDS encoding NADH-quinone oxidoreductase subunit J, which translates to MIDGGAGMIVAQWPLALATLLFAAGLWLLLPRGGRSGRQAGTGLVAAGLALLTLLVHFGLTFYRNGPSPQWKFAGPLLGSWAEDVVFLALAALTVGSAVCTVTFRSPVYCAIWFALTLLGVGGLFMYQGSQFLGVATVVVYAGAILVTFLFVLMLAQPEGHAFYDRVSWEAALSAFAGAVMVGVLTMALSQAMQPSQVAEGQPTPRFWLETDQPVDRAAGVLNPEHVASLGGRLFSTHLIAIEVAGTLLLVALVGAVAIVSSTRRLDHPARSVGGRAHG; encoded by the coding sequence ATGATCGACGGCGGCGCCGGGATGATCGTCGCTCAATGGCCGTTGGCGCTGGCCACCCTGTTATTCGCCGCCGGGCTCTGGCTGTTGCTGCCGCGCGGCGGTCGCAGTGGTCGGCAAGCCGGCACTGGTCTGGTAGCGGCTGGCTTGGCGCTGTTGACGCTGCTGGTCCACTTTGGCCTGACGTTCTATCGCAACGGTCCATCACCGCAATGGAAGTTCGCTGGCCCGTTGTTGGGCTCGTGGGCCGAAGACGTAGTATTTCTGGCGCTGGCGGCTCTGACGGTCGGCTCGGCCGTCTGCACCGTCACGTTCCGCTCGCCGGTTTACTGTGCCATTTGGTTCGCGCTCACCTTGCTCGGCGTGGGGGGCTTGTTCATGTATCAAGGCTCCCAGTTCCTGGGCGTGGCGACGGTGGTCGTCTACGCCGGGGCGATTCTGGTCACGTTCCTGTTCGTGTTGATGCTGGCCCAGCCCGAGGGGCACGCCTTTTACGATCGTGTCAGTTGGGAAGCCGCCCTGTCGGCGTTCGCTGGCGCAGTGATGGTCGGCGTTTTGACCATGGCCCTGAGCCAGGCCATGCAACCGTCGCAAGTGGCCGAGGGTCAGCCGACGCCGCGCTTCTGGCTCGAAACCGACCAGCCGGTCGATCGTGCCGCCGGCGTGCTCAACCCGGAGCATGTTGCTTCCTTGGGTGGGCGACTGTTCAGCACGCACCTGATCGCCATCGAAGTGGCGGGCACGCTGTTGCTGGTGGCCCTGGTCGGGGCGGTGGCCATCGTCAGCTCGACGCGCCGACTCGACCATCCGGCTCGCTCGGTGGGAGGACGCGCTCATGGGTGA